A single genomic interval of Lathyrus oleraceus cultivar Zhongwan6 chromosome 7, CAAS_Psat_ZW6_1.0, whole genome shotgun sequence harbors:
- the LOC127104924 gene encoding F-box protein At1g47056: MAAAAASKSNLPNTMTAPKDSSSYLPDDLWECIFKFLNGGHHRTLQPLTTVSKQFLSITNRLRLSLTITYPAFRFLPNLFHRFPNLTSLDLTLLPHTINIDALLIQIAALPYDLRSLSCNNMPVNGLLALSKTMKNLTYFSCSRMPFINKNHLLFIAYCFPLLEELNLTYPVVSRVSDFVLEENQLLKFPKLRKINLSGNNHISDTFYHHMWECCVLLEEFIMSSWVAKKLPRVDMRW, translated from the coding sequence AtggcagcagcagcagcatccAAATCCAATCTACCAAATACAATGACAGCACCAAAAGATTCATCTTCATATTTACCCGATGATTTATGGGAATGCATCTTCAAATTCCTCAACGGCGGCCACCACCGCACTCTCCAGCCTCTCACCACCGTCTCCAAACAGTTCCTCTCCATCACAAACCGTCTCCGACTCTCCCTCACAATCACCTATCCCGCCTTCCGTTTCCTTCCAAATCTCTTCCACCGCTTCCCTAACCTCACATCCCTCGATCTCACTCTCTTACCCCATACCATTAACATCGACGCTCTTCTCATCCAAATCGCCGCTCTTCCCTATGACTTACGATCCTTATCCTGCAACAACATGCCGGTGAATGGATTACTAGCTTTGTCCAAAACGATGAAGAATTTGACCTATTTCTCATGCTCCAGAATGCCTTTTATCAACAAGAATCATCTTCTTTTCATTGCTTATTGTTTCCCTTTACTAGAAGAACTCAATCTCACTTATCCCGTTGTTTCTAGGGTTTCTGATTTTGTGCTGGAGGAGAATCAGTTGTTGAAATTTCCGAAACTCCGCAAGATTAATTTGTCTGGTAATAATCATATCAGTGACACGTTTTATCATCATATGTGGGAGTGTTGTGTGCTTCTTGAAGAGTTCATTATGAGTAGTTGGGTTGCCAAGAAGTTGCCAAGAGTAGATATGCGTTGGTAG